One Candidatus Neomarinimicrobiota bacterium DNA segment encodes these proteins:
- a CDS encoding zinc ribbon domain-containing protein → MYCTQCGTELPDQAQFCAKCGAEKVNRWQTKSQHSENSGNNPQDSTEGEFVTEEKDRYNRKAPPKISPLYLFLALVGIGLILVLLNPWHAEQERPEDFEGTRNSSQQITPIKQNIPSEVLFHINENLIANFE, encoded by the coding sequence ATGTATTGCACTCAATGCGGCACCGAACTTCCCGACCAGGCACAGTTTTGTGCGAAGTGCGGGGCGGAGAAGGTGAACAGATGGCAGACGAAGTCACAACACTCTGAAAATTCAGGAAACAATCCTCAGGATAGCACAGAGGGAGAATTCGTCACGGAGGAAAAAGATCGATACAACCGCAAGGCACCGCCGAAGATTTCACCTCTCTATCTGTTTTTGGCGCTGGTTGGCATCGGATTGATCCTGGTGCTGCTGAATCCGTGGCACGCCGAACAGGAGCGCCCTGAAGATTTTGAGGGAACACGAAACAGCTCCCAACAAATCACACCAATTAAGCAAAATATCCCGTCAGAGGTCTTATTTCACATCAATGAAAACCTAATTGCTAATTTCGAATAA
- a CDS encoding N-6 DNA methylase has protein sequence MEALEQFIKRVTEIIQRGDAREETFYPALETLITSLGAKLGHSNIDVTTLPKRTEAGNPDFRVWDGSHRITGYIEAKTPDSDLRKIEDSEQLQRYRSTFPNVILTDFFEYRLYKDGELVDKVSIGRPYVAMELGETPPLENIEEFLELFRAFFSHSVPKTLRASSLAKELAKRTRFLEHIIEYELVENEHKELTGFYKAFQQFLIAGLQKSEFADLYAQTVTYGMFAARTRVGQDDTFTRRNAKEFIPKTIGILRDVFEFISYHELPQNIGWIVDDLAEVLNAADIRKILKRYLDEGKGKDPIIHFYETFLSEYNPALREQRGVYYTPEPVVKYIVRSVHQILKEEFDKPLGLADSSVTVLDPAAGTLTFIAEALKLAVEEYEDKYGSGGVKDLIREHLLEHFYAFELMMAPYAIGHLKMGFILEELGYQLPDDERFKLYLTNSLEMEDLEQTALPGMASLSEESHAAGKIKKNEEVLVIIGNPPYSGNSFNNSKWIDDLLKKGYTHENGNKDDGYYSVDGKPLGERNPKMLQDDYVKFIRFAQWKIDQLGHGIVSMITNHGYLDNPTFRGMRESLMGSFDEIAVLDLHGNARKKETAPDGSKDENVFDIQQGVAIHTMVKKDGKENTVRRNDLYGLRQEKYNWLEKHNLNKNGYEEIQPQNPFYLFTELDYDLEEQYQRFIQVTDLFPVYSNGIKTHRDHFVIDFNESKLLARIEAFANSNQSVKSIENSFQVNETNNWKITDTQSALKKADLAKYLQKVLYRPFDRRPLFYHPAVIDRDRKEIMWHMVAGENLSISIGRQWQVVGSPFYDIVLTSDSIVDTNLFRRGGNAMFPLYLYPKTDDDNGNGSRRGGGTMMMVFEKDVEYSSRQPNINKEFYNLLETTYGKRPTPEQILYYTYAMLYAPSYRETYAEFLKSDFPRIPFTKDYEFFCELADLGEELTALHLMKSDKLNDPIAKFQGDGKNVIAKSKAVGRDYRPEEERVYINEDEQYFEGIPEEVWEYRVGGYQVLDKWLYDRRERRLSNEEIQHYCRIATALQYTIDTQKRIDEVYPAVEEDVVMWESE, from the coding sequence ATGGAAGCGCTCGAACAGTTCATCAAACGTGTCACGGAAATCATACAGCGAGGCGATGCCCGTGAAGAGACCTTCTACCCGGCGCTGGAGACACTCATCACATCGCTGGGAGCAAAATTAGGTCACAGCAATATCGACGTGACCACGCTGCCGAAGCGCACCGAGGCCGGCAATCCGGACTTCCGGGTGTGGGACGGTTCCCACCGCATCACCGGGTATATCGAGGCGAAGACGCCGGACAGCGATCTGCGGAAGATTGAGGATTCCGAGCAGTTACAACGCTATCGCAGCACCTTTCCCAATGTTATCCTGACCGATTTCTTTGAGTACCGGCTGTACAAGGACGGCGAACTGGTGGACAAGGTCAGCATCGGGCGGCCGTATGTGGCAATGGAACTGGGCGAAACGCCGCCGCTGGAAAATATTGAGGAATTCCTGGAGTTGTTCCGTGCATTCTTCTCGCACTCTGTGCCAAAGACGCTGCGGGCATCATCGCTGGCAAAAGAGCTGGCTAAGCGGACGCGCTTTCTGGAACACATTATCGAATACGAATTGGTGGAGAACGAGCACAAAGAGCTCACCGGATTTTACAAGGCGTTTCAGCAGTTTTTGATCGCCGGACTACAAAAGAGTGAATTTGCCGATCTGTACGCGCAAACGGTCACCTACGGCATGTTCGCGGCCCGGACACGTGTCGGTCAGGATGACACTTTCACCCGACGGAACGCGAAGGAGTTTATCCCGAAAACTATCGGGATTCTGCGGGACGTGTTCGAGTTTATCAGCTATCACGAGCTGCCGCAGAACATCGGCTGGATCGTGGATGATTTGGCGGAGGTGCTGAACGCCGCGGATATCCGGAAAATTCTGAAGCGCTATCTGGACGAAGGCAAGGGCAAGGATCCCATCATCCACTTTTACGAGACCTTCCTGTCGGAATACAACCCGGCGCTCCGGGAGCAGCGCGGCGTCTACTATACGCCGGAGCCGGTGGTGAAATATATTGTGCGGTCGGTGCACCAAATCCTGAAAGAGGAATTCGACAAACCGCTTGGGCTGGCGGACAGTTCGGTGACCGTGCTCGATCCGGCGGCGGGCACGCTTACGTTTATCGCCGAAGCGCTGAAACTTGCCGTCGAAGAATACGAGGATAAATACGGCAGCGGCGGCGTAAAAGACCTCATCCGGGAACATCTGCTGGAACATTTTTACGCTTTCGAACTGATGATGGCGCCGTACGCCATCGGGCATCTCAAGATGGGATTTATCCTGGAGGAACTGGGGTATCAACTGCCCGATGACGAGCGCTTTAAGCTGTACCTCACCAACTCCCTGGAAATGGAGGATCTGGAGCAGACCGCGCTGCCGGGCATGGCGAGTCTGAGTGAGGAAAGCCACGCAGCCGGGAAAATCAAAAAGAACGAGGAAGTGCTGGTCATCATTGGCAACCCGCCGTATTCGGGCAACTCCTTCAACAACAGCAAGTGGATCGACGATCTGCTGAAAAAAGGGTACACCCACGAGAACGGCAACAAGGACGACGGGTACTATTCCGTGGACGGTAAGCCGCTGGGCGAGCGGAATCCGAAAATGCTGCAGGATGATTACGTGAAATTCATCCGGTTTGCCCAGTGGAAGATCGATCAGCTGGGGCACGGTATCGTTAGTATGATTACGAATCACGGCTATCTGGATAACCCGACCTTCCGGGGAATGCGCGAGTCGCTGATGGGCAGTTTCGACGAGATCGCAGTCCTGGACCTCCACGGCAACGCCCGCAAAAAAGAGACCGCACCGGACGGCTCCAAAGATGAGAATGTCTTCGACATCCAGCAGGGCGTGGCGATTCATACGATGGTGAAGAAAGACGGGAAGGAGAACACGGTACGCCGTAACGACTTGTATGGCTTGCGACAGGAAAAATACAACTGGCTGGAGAAGCATAATTTAAACAAAAACGGATATGAAGAGATCCAGCCGCAGAACCCGTTTTACCTGTTTACGGAACTGGATTATGATCTTGAAGAACAATATCAGCGTTTTATTCAAGTTACTGATCTTTTTCCCGTCTATTCGAATGGAATCAAAACTCATCGTGATCATTTTGTGATTGATTTCAATGAATCCAAACTTCTGGCACGGATTGAAGCATTTGCGAATTCAAATCAAAGTGTTAAGTCGATCGAGAATAGCTTTCAGGTGAACGAAACGAATAATTGGAAGATTACGGATACTCAATCCGCGTTGAAAAAAGCCGATTTGGCAAAATATCTCCAGAAAGTACTCTACAGACCATTTGACAGACGCCCTTTATTCTATCATCCTGCAGTTATTGATCGTGACAGAAAAGAAATTATGTGGCACATGGTAGCTGGAGAAAATTTGAGCATCAGTATTGGTCGACAATGGCAGGTAGTGGGTTCTCCCTTTTATGATATCGTTTTAACAAGCGATTCTATTGTAGATACGAATTTATTTCGTAGAGGTGGGAATGCTATGTTCCCGCTCTATCTCTACCCAAAAACTGATGATGACAACGGCAACGGCTCCCGCCGTGGTGGTGGCACCATGATGATGGTATTCGAAAAGGATGTGGAGTATTCGTCCCGCCAACCGAATATCAACAAGGAGTTCTACAATCTGCTGGAAACCACATATGGCAAGCGTCCCACGCCGGAGCAGATTTTGTATTACACGTATGCCATGCTCTATGCGCCGTCCTATCGGGAAACCTATGCGGAGTTCCTGAAGAGCGATTTCCCGCGTATCCCGTTTACCAAAGATTACGAATTCTTCTGCGAACTCGCCGACCTGGGCGAAGAACTGACTGCACTCCACCTGATGAAGTCGGACAAACTCAACGATCCGATTGCGAAGTTTCAGGGCGATGGGAAGAATGTGATCGCCAAATCCAAGGCAGTCGGCAGGGATTATCGCCCGGAGGAAGAGCGCGTGTATATCAATGAGGACGAACAGTATTTCGAAGGCATTCCGGAGGAGGTCTGGGAGTATCGGGTTGGCGGCTACCAGGTATTAGACAAGTGGCTGTACGATCGCCGGGAGCGCCGGCTCAGCAATGAGGAAATTCAGCACTATTGTCGCATCGCCACGGCGCTCCAGTACACCATCGACACCCAAAAGCGGATAGACGAGGTGTACCCGGCTGTGGAGGAGGATGTGGTAATGTGGGAGTCGGAGTAG
- a CDS encoding electron transfer flavoprotein subunit alpha/FixB family protein: MAEGILVFAEQRNGQLMKAAKEVLTAGYQIAESSGTTVSTVVVGDGVSSITDDISQFGASTIYVADDGELANYSGLAYAEYIRAAIEQADPAVVLFPADSMGQDLAPVVAAKLGVGNGSDVTEIQYQDGTVTAKRPVYAGKSLVNITFQQSPAVLTVRPNTYPPEEHPGEASVENLDVSLPDNALRVTARFEVSESERPELTEANRIVSGGRGVGSPEDFEIIEKLADAMSAAVGASRAVTDAGWRPYSEQVGQTGKTVSPALYVACGISGAIQHLAGMRSSKVIVAINKDPDAPIFKVADYGITGDLFEVVPRMIEELKNES; encoded by the coding sequence ATGGCCGAAGGAATTCTCGTATTTGCCGAACAGCGTAATGGTCAACTTATGAAAGCAGCCAAAGAGGTGCTGACCGCCGGGTATCAAATAGCGGAGAGCTCCGGAACCACCGTTTCTACAGTAGTAGTTGGGGACGGTGTCAGTTCGATTACCGACGATATTAGTCAATTTGGTGCGTCCACGATTTATGTAGCCGATGATGGCGAACTGGCGAATTATTCCGGTCTGGCCTATGCTGAGTATATCCGGGCAGCAATTGAGCAGGCCGATCCGGCAGTGGTACTGTTTCCCGCCGATTCTATGGGGCAGGATTTAGCGCCGGTCGTTGCTGCCAAGCTCGGTGTGGGAAACGGCTCTGATGTGACCGAAATCCAATATCAGGACGGCACTGTCACCGCGAAGCGTCCCGTCTATGCCGGGAAGAGCCTGGTGAACATCACGTTTCAGCAATCACCAGCCGTCCTGACGGTGCGACCGAATACATATCCACCTGAAGAGCATCCCGGCGAAGCCAGTGTCGAAAATCTGGACGTGAGCCTCCCCGACAATGCGCTGCGGGTGACAGCCCGGTTCGAAGTATCCGAAAGCGAACGGCCAGAGCTCACCGAGGCGAACCGGATCGTCTCTGGCGGACGTGGAGTCGGTTCTCCGGAAGACTTTGAAATTATTGAGAAACTGGCGGATGCGATGAGTGCCGCTGTCGGTGCTAGCCGCGCTGTGACGGATGCGGGATGGCGGCCGTATTCCGAACAGGTGGGACAAACAGGAAAAACCGTGTCCCCGGCGCTGTACGTAGCCTGTGGTATCTCCGGAGCGATTCAGCACCTGGCGGGGATGCGGTCATCCAAGGTCATCGTCGCTATCAACAAGGATCCGGATGCCCCGATCTTCAAGGTAGCAGACTACGGAATCACGGGAGATCTGTTCGAAGTTGTTCCCCGGATGATTGAGGAGTTAAAGAACGAATCCTGA
- a CDS encoding alpha/beta hydrolase codes for MKVEVNGIDLNFGDSGEGVPVILLHGFPFDRNLWYDQVSALQDHCRVITPDLRGFGDSKAPEEPVSMSQYAADVVAMMDLLNIERAIVGGLSMGGYISLAIAEQYPERLLGLILSNTKASKDTAAQRQNRYNISEKTHYDGTEFLVKDLLEKVLCENTLKEHPDIVEYTQQMMRRQPGAGVRGALAGMAERKDREFILSEIEVPVLVISGKNDSLIPVFDSKMMVREMPHAHLEIIADSGHLSNLEQPELYNDILLRYIQPFDAE; via the coding sequence ATGAAAGTCGAAGTGAATGGTATAGATCTGAACTTTGGTGACAGCGGAGAAGGCGTGCCGGTTATTTTGCTCCACGGATTCCCGTTTGATCGAAATCTCTGGTATGACCAGGTAAGCGCATTACAGGATCATTGCAGAGTCATCACTCCCGATCTTCGCGGTTTTGGCGATTCGAAAGCACCGGAGGAGCCGGTGAGTATGTCCCAATATGCTGCTGATGTAGTAGCTATGATGGATTTACTAAATATCGAAAGGGCAATCGTTGGCGGACTTTCTATGGGGGGATATATCAGCCTGGCCATTGCAGAACAGTATCCGGAGCGGCTGCTGGGATTAATTCTTTCCAATACAAAAGCCTCCAAAGATACGGCGGCCCAGCGCCAAAATCGGTATAACATCTCGGAAAAAACTCATTACGACGGCACGGAATTTTTAGTGAAAGATCTGCTGGAAAAAGTATTGTGTGAGAACACCCTGAAAGAGCATCCGGACATCGTGGAGTACACCCAGCAGATGATGCGCCGTCAGCCAGGGGCTGGTGTTCGGGGAGCGCTGGCGGGTATGGCGGAGCGGAAAGACCGGGAATTTATCCTGAGTGAAATTGAGGTGCCGGTACTGGTCATCTCCGGGAAAAACGACTCCTTGATTCCGGTCTTCGACAGTAAGATGATGGTTCGGGAAATGCCACATGCCCATCTGGAAATTATTGCTGACTCCGGACATCTCTCCAATCTGGAGCAGCCGGAGCTCTACAACGATATCCTGCTGCGGTACATCCAACCGTTTGATGCCGAATGA
- a CDS encoding STAS domain-containing protein: MKFEHQTVGDTVVFRVQNMILDAHGADKFKREMLIALNEGEFTNIIIDLDTVKMVDSSGLGALLFARRQVVQKDGACYLVNPAPKVLNLLKISKLQDAFESSESVTEAIEELGGNPKELDGQHNDE; the protein is encoded by the coding sequence ATGAAATTTGAACATCAGACAGTGGGCGATACGGTGGTATTCCGGGTACAGAACATGATTCTGGATGCCCACGGCGCAGATAAATTTAAGCGGGAAATGCTCATCGCGCTCAATGAGGGAGAATTCACGAATATTATCATCGATCTGGATACGGTCAAGATGGTAGACAGCAGCGGACTGGGTGCCCTGCTATTTGCACGACGACAGGTTGTCCAGAAAGATGGGGCGTGTTATCTGGTCAATCCCGCCCCCAAGGTGCTGAACCTGCTCAAGATTTCCAAACTGCAGGATGCATTTGAATCCTCGGAATCGGTCACGGAAGCCATTGAAGAGCTCGGAGGCAATCCGAAAGAACTCGATGGTCAACACAATGATGAGTAA
- the prmA gene encoding 50S ribosomal protein L11 methyltransferase, with translation MQQNNPEETNAPDWIEIRFPIDSVPDELLETVEETLTEYCGGSETLEENNNEIIRGYLPAIDSGRADLTRLMQEFDEIARRNGLESNLISGKVVTRTIRNTDWAANWKQYYKPERIGNNFIVYPSWEKPEDLQSDDILIQLDPGQAFGTGQHESTQLCLCILEELDINNWHIADVGCGSGILSIAAALGGAKDVYGADIDGVAVETATENSRRNGVASQLQFRTGSTDALRNAAPYDLVFANIISQVLMDIGAELRSLAKPGGLLIWSGILYEEARELEEYIDSLGMIIEERKRDGKWVGYLLKAQC, from the coding sequence GTGCAGCAGAACAATCCTGAAGAAACCAACGCGCCGGACTGGATTGAAATCCGGTTTCCCATTGATTCGGTACCGGATGAATTACTGGAAACCGTTGAAGAGACCCTCACGGAGTATTGTGGCGGTAGCGAAACGCTGGAGGAGAATAACAATGAAATTATCCGCGGGTATCTGCCGGCCATAGATTCCGGACGCGCAGACCTCACTCGTCTCATGCAGGAGTTCGATGAGATTGCACGCAGAAACGGGTTGGAATCCAATTTGATCTCCGGAAAGGTCGTGACCCGGACTATCCGGAATACGGACTGGGCAGCGAACTGGAAACAGTATTACAAGCCCGAGCGCATTGGGAACAACTTTATCGTCTATCCATCCTGGGAAAAACCGGAGGACCTGCAGTCAGATGACATTCTTATCCAGCTCGATCCCGGCCAGGCCTTCGGCACCGGACAGCATGAGTCTACGCAGTTGTGCCTCTGTATCCTGGAAGAACTGGACATCAATAATTGGCATATCGCTGATGTGGGATGTGGCTCCGGAATTCTGTCCATTGCTGCTGCGTTGGGGGGTGCCAAAGATGTGTATGGCGCTGATATCGATGGAGTTGCTGTAGAAACAGCCACGGAAAACTCGCGAAGAAATGGAGTCGCGAGTCAACTGCAATTCCGCACAGGATCAACGGATGCATTGAGAAATGCGGCACCGTACGATCTTGTATTCGCGAATATCATCTCTCAGGTACTGATGGATATCGGCGCGGAGCTGCGATCTCTCGCCAAACCCGGCGGACTGCTGATTTGGAGCGGCATTCTTTACGAAGAAGCCAGAGAACTTGAAGAATATATCGATTCCCTCGGAATGATCATTGAAGAACGCAAGCGGGATGGTAAATGGGTTGGATATCTGTTAAAAGCACAGTGTTAA
- a CDS encoding electron transfer flavoprotein subunit beta/FixA family protein: protein MNILVCIKQVPDTETKVKIGEDGKSIDESDVNFVLNPYDEFAVEEALQLKEAAGGEVTVITVGPESATSAMRTALAMGADKGIRLDAEDVRLKDSFSIARALATSIEELDYDVIFCGKKAVDDDNHQVGPMLSALLDIPCVSTVTQLEIEGTSFTATREVEGGREIYEGEFPAVFTTDKGLNEPRYAALKGIMQAKKKPIDVSDVQFPEADSVVIESMEMPPESPPGRILGDSADAVPELIRLLKEEAKVL, encoded by the coding sequence GTGAATATTCTCGTGTGTATCAAACAGGTTCCCGATACCGAAACAAAAGTAAAGATTGGCGAGGACGGGAAGTCTATCGATGAATCCGATGTGAATTTTGTACTGAACCCGTACGACGAATTCGCCGTGGAAGAAGCGCTGCAACTGAAGGAAGCCGCCGGTGGGGAGGTAACAGTGATTACTGTCGGTCCCGAGTCTGCTACCTCGGCGATGCGCACCGCGCTTGCCATGGGGGCGGACAAGGGTATTCGCCTGGATGCCGAGGATGTTCGCCTGAAAGATAGTTTTAGCATAGCCAGGGCCCTGGCAACATCAATCGAAGAATTGGACTATGATGTTATCTTCTGCGGAAAAAAAGCGGTAGACGACGATAATCATCAGGTCGGCCCAATGCTGAGTGCATTGCTGGATATCCCTTGCGTAAGTACCGTAACCCAACTGGAAATTGAGGGAACCTCCTTTACCGCAACCCGCGAAGTGGAAGGCGGACGCGAGATTTATGAGGGTGAATTTCCCGCGGTCTTTACGACGGATAAGGGGCTTAACGAGCCACGATACGCTGCGTTGAAGGGCATTATGCAGGCAAAGAAAAAGCCCATTGATGTAAGTGACGTACAATTTCCGGAAGCGGATTCAGTGGTGATTGAATCTATGGAGATGCCGCCGGAATCGCCGCCCGGCCGAATTCTCGGCGACAGTGCCGATGCTGTGCCGGAATTGATTCGTCTGCTCAAAGAAGAAGCCAAAGTATTGTAG
- a CDS encoding metalloregulator ArsR/SmtB family transcription factor, whose product MNTKTTSLDPEQMQHAARVLKTLGHPTRLAIIETLEEGERNVTDIQETIGEPQAITSQHLRLMESREILTSRRDGVQVYYDLKNKFITQILECIKGCGRKL is encoded by the coding sequence ATGAATACAAAGACAACCTCGCTTGATCCGGAGCAGATGCAACATGCTGCCCGGGTTCTGAAAACGCTGGGACATCCGACACGGCTGGCTATCATAGAGACGCTCGAAGAAGGTGAACGGAACGTGACTGACATTCAGGAGACCATTGGGGAACCGCAGGCGATTACGTCGCAACATCTGCGGCTGATGGAATCCAGGGAAATTCTCACGTCCCGGCGCGACGGCGTTCAGGTCTATTACGATTTGAAGAATAAATTCATCACACAGATTTTGGAGTGTATCAAAGGATGTGGCAGAAAATTATAG
- a CDS encoding cupin domain-containing protein — protein MTSDIQINTWNREEPPDPEQLKQQLRKEGYGGIHAFTDRPGATYGDHQHDYIEVRWLVQGEVTFGVNGEDYTLKPGDRLDMPANTVHDARIHPEKGATYICASK, from the coding sequence ATGACGTCTGACATACAAATTAACACGTGGAACAGGGAGGAACCGCCCGATCCGGAGCAGTTGAAGCAACAACTCCGCAAAGAAGGCTATGGCGGTATTCACGCCTTCACTGATCGTCCGGGGGCCACCTATGGGGACCATCAGCACGATTACATCGAAGTACGCTGGCTGGTCCAGGGTGAAGTAACTTTCGGAGTAAATGGCGAAGATTATACCCTGAAGCCCGGCGACCGGCTGGACATGCCGGCCAACACCGTCCACGACGCCAGAATCCATCCGGAGAAAGGCGCCACATATATTTGCGCGTCGAAGTGA
- a CDS encoding phosphatase PAP2 family protein — protein sequence MESLVAFFHSIDVALFRLGNTFIANPVFDVLMPFITEEEHFIIPIFLIWFGLLIFGGKRGRIAAVVLLIATGLADAVAAQIIKPVVERSRPCHEMDTLRLLVNCGGRYGFVSNHAANMFASMTVLAFFYRKIRWYLWSFAAVVAFSRVYVGVHYPGDIFFGGLFGFGMAYLFIGLLILINNGQRKRERTWLEWREDTTVL from the coding sequence ATGGAATCACTGGTAGCCTTTTTTCATTCCATAGATGTCGCCCTGTTTCGCCTTGGTAATACGTTCATCGCCAATCCGGTTTTCGATGTCCTGATGCCGTTCATCACAGAGGAAGAACATTTCATTATTCCGATATTTTTGATCTGGTTCGGGCTCCTGATTTTCGGCGGGAAGCGCGGCAGGATTGCTGCGGTGGTTCTCCTTATTGCAACCGGGCTCGCGGACGCAGTGGCGGCTCAAATTATTAAGCCGGTCGTCGAACGCTCCAGGCCGTGCCACGAGATGGATACGCTCCGCCTGTTGGTAAATTGTGGCGGAAGGTACGGATTTGTCTCCAACCACGCGGCCAACATGTTCGCCAGCATGACTGTGTTGGCATTTTTCTACCGGAAAATCCGGTGGTACCTCTGGAGTTTCGCCGCGGTTGTTGCCTTCTCCCGGGTGTATGTCGGAGTGCATTATCCCGGCGATATCTTTTTCGGAGGGCTATTCGGATTTGGGATGGCTTATCTGTTCATTGGCTTGCTGATTCTCATTAATAACGGCCAACGGAAACGGGAACGCACCTGGCTGGAATGGCGGGAGGATACGACAGTGCTATAG
- a CDS encoding zinc ribbon domain-containing protein: MPMFEFRCRSCGTTFDELVSSSQVKDDDIACPDCGEYAAEKLMSAFASSGGSSPSYAGSSGGSCGTGGFT, encoded by the coding sequence ATGCCAATGTTTGAATTTCGGTGCCGGAGTTGCGGCACCACCTTTGACGAACTGGTATCCTCATCCCAGGTGAAGGATGATGATATTGCGTGCCCGGATTGCGGTGAGTATGCGGCAGAGAAGCTCATGTCCGCCTTTGCGTCCAGCGGCGGATCCTCGCCGAGTTATGCTGGTTCCAGCGGCGGAAGTTGCGGAACGGGGGGCTTCACCTGA
- a CDS encoding DUF302 domain-containing protein, producing MQYGHSRTVNLSYDDALERVQEELKERGFGVLTEVDVKATMKEKLDEDMNNYKILGACNPPFAHEALQMETELGLLLPCNVIVYTNDDGETVISSIDANTMLSVVDNPEMDKVASQVTELLQDAVNAVADNA from the coding sequence ATGCAGTACGGACATTCAAGAACGGTTAATCTCTCATACGATGATGCGCTGGAACGTGTACAGGAGGAACTGAAAGAACGCGGCTTTGGCGTACTCACCGAAGTGGATGTAAAAGCCACCATGAAGGAAAAACTCGACGAGGATATGAATAATTATAAAATCCTCGGCGCGTGTAATCCACCGTTTGCCCATGAGGCGTTGCAGATGGAAACGGAACTGGGGCTGCTGCTCCCGTGCAATGTCATTGTCTATACCAATGATGACGGCGAGACGGTGATCTCATCCATCGACGCCAACACAATGCTTTCGGTGGTCGATAATCCGGAGATGGACAAGGTGGCATCCCAGGTGACGGAGTTACTGCAGGATGCTGTTAATGCCGTCGCAGATAACGCGTAA